CGCTTGACAGTGCGGTCGAATGCATTCAACGCTGGTCGAAAACGACAGCTGTCGGGTCGGCGTGGCTCGATGCTGCACGCGTCAATCATTTCTCGGAGCAGTTGGCTTCCGACCTTTGGCAGATCCGGCATCTGCGGAGCGCGACGAGAATCGCCAGCCTCCGTACGGCGCGAGGGATGCTGGACAACGACTCGCCGTTCGTTCGGCGAATGTTTGCGGTCTGCGAATCGCGTCTACTCGCGCACGGTATGGTTGAACCCCGGACACTCAAGTCATAACCCGCTCAGACCATGATGCCGTGCTCCACCGCGAAGTCATTCGAGTGGCACGGTGAGCCGATCGATCACCGCACGTGTTGCGGGCCGAACGCCGCGCCACCAGTCGAAGGCTTCTGCCGCCTGTTCCACCAGCATGCCCACGCCGTCCGCGATCATCGACACACCTGCATTGCGGGCAAGCCGCAGAAAGGGCGTCAAACGCTTCCCGTAGGCGAGTTCATAGGCCGCGCCATCAGGACTGAAGACACTCGGAGGAACGGGCGGCAGGTCGCCTGTGAGGCTGGCCGACGTCGCATTGACGACGAGGTCGAATCGTCCCATCGTTTCCAGATCGCCATATCCGCAGGCCTTTAGAGAATCACATGCGCCGATTTGCGCCACTAGCGCCTTGCCTTTAACGACATCGCGATTGACGATGATCATCTCGACCGGCCGTGCTGCAAGAAAGGGCAGCAACGCACCACGCACCGCGCCGCCTGCGCCGAGTATCAGCACCCGTTTTCCAGCCATCTTCAGCCCGAGATTGACTTCGATATCGCGCACGAGTCCGATGCCGTCAAAGTTTTCGGCGATGACGCGGCCATTCTCGAACTTCATCGCGTTGACGGCACCGGCAAGCTCCGCTCGCTCGCTGCGCTCGTCGGCCATCGCAAAGGCCTTCAGCTTGAAGGGCGCGGTGACGTTCATTCCCTTGCCGCCCGACGCGGCGAACGCGCGCACGACGTCGGCAAAAGCCTGCTCGGGTTCCAGCGGCCCTTCGATGGCTGCATAGGCCATGTCCTGACGCGTCTCCTCTGCAAAGAGTCCATGAATAAGGGGTGATTTGGTGTGTCCGATCGGATTGCCGATCACCGCGTACTGGTCCGTCATCATGTCCTCACTTTGAAAAAAG
This genomic interval from Paraburkholderia sabiae contains the following:
- the aroE gene encoding shikimate dehydrogenase; this encodes MTDQYAVIGNPIGHTKSPLIHGLFAEETRQDMAYAAIEGPLEPEQAFADVVRAFAASGGKGMNVTAPFKLKAFAMADERSERAELAGAVNAMKFENGRVIAENFDGIGLVRDIEVNLGLKMAGKRVLILGAGGAVRGALLPFLAARPVEMIIVNRDVVKGKALVAQIGACDSLKACGYGDLETMGRFDLVVNATSASLTGDLPPVPPSVFSPDGAAYELAYGKRLTPFLRLARNAGVSMIADGVGMLVEQAAEAFDWWRGVRPATRAVIDRLTVPLE